From Halomicrobium salinisoli, the proteins below share one genomic window:
- a CDS encoding histidine kinase N-terminal 7TM domain-containing protein has protein sequence MGTFAWPVAGSLFGGFVAAALATVAWRHRGEPAAVPFGALMAALGVWGFSQAALLSTRSLAAGYALDVVAAVTSAQVPPLLLVFVLAYAGRDRWLRPRYLAALWSVPAGFAIVRATAALHGLASVPADATLVTVRGTTAPYVPTGPISDAELVYGYVMIALAYAVLLRFAMTARVVHRRQTAAIAVAATVGLGADVATRFGLHVHPEASLTPLSIPVVGVAIGWALFRYDFLRVSPLAGDLLVDQLPDPVLVVDEGDRIVDHNRTARERFGPDIRGDPLDATAPGLCDALNGDEAYTDRGDGGITYYDPQVTAIEDQHGDQRGRLVVLRDVTGQQRRQDRLEALQSATREFITAESEREIAQLAVSFADRVLDGDAAAVYLAEGDELRPAAVSERLEREYDAAELVVDDPSDPVVRAYETGTATTERRAGDAAAGRQRLAVPLEGHGALTVERGEGAAFPAEDEQFAEILARTTQVALTQIERERELRESRATVERRSEQLEFFNGVLRHTLRNALLVIRGRAEHLREDVDGESAAHLDRIVGWCDDLTELSEKIRAINDTVTASEAERLETIALSDRLRDRAEQVSAARGGVTVDCDVDDGLRVLANELVDDVIDSVVRNAVRHNDADSPRVEIRGRRIADRVRIEVTDNGPGMTDEMKETVFDRDVATSQTAHGFGLYFVSVMMNLYGGTVWFEDNEPRGTVAVMEFRCADRIEAKGTSEPA, from the coding sequence ATGGGGACCTTCGCGTGGCCGGTGGCTGGAAGCCTGTTCGGCGGCTTCGTGGCCGCGGCCCTCGCTACGGTCGCCTGGCGGCACCGCGGCGAACCGGCCGCGGTACCGTTCGGAGCGCTGATGGCCGCTCTCGGTGTCTGGGGGTTCTCACAGGCGGCCCTGCTGTCGACTCGAAGCCTGGCCGCCGGCTACGCGCTGGACGTGGTCGCCGCCGTCACGTCCGCGCAGGTCCCACCGCTGCTGCTCGTGTTCGTGCTCGCGTACGCCGGCCGCGACCGCTGGCTGCGACCGCGATACCTCGCCGCCCTGTGGTCGGTTCCCGCCGGGTTCGCGATCGTCCGCGCGACGGCGGCGCTCCACGGACTGGCGAGCGTCCCGGCCGACGCGACGCTCGTGACCGTCCGCGGGACCACCGCGCCGTACGTCCCGACGGGACCGATCAGCGACGCGGAACTGGTCTACGGCTACGTCATGATCGCGCTGGCCTACGCGGTGCTGCTCCGGTTCGCGATGACCGCCAGAGTGGTCCACCGCCGCCAGACCGCCGCCATCGCCGTCGCTGCGACCGTCGGTCTGGGCGCCGACGTCGCCACCCGGTTCGGCCTCCACGTCCATCCGGAGGCCTCCCTGACCCCGCTCTCGATCCCGGTCGTCGGCGTCGCCATCGGCTGGGCGCTGTTCCGCTACGACTTCCTGCGCGTCTCACCGCTGGCGGGCGATCTGCTGGTCGATCAGCTCCCGGATCCGGTGCTCGTCGTCGACGAAGGGGACCGGATCGTCGACCACAACCGGACGGCACGGGAGCGGTTCGGCCCGGACATCCGGGGTGACCCGCTGGACGCGACGGCTCCGGGCCTCTGTGACGCCCTCAACGGCGACGAGGCGTACACCGACCGCGGCGACGGCGGGATCACCTACTACGACCCGCAGGTGACCGCCATCGAGGACCAGCACGGGGACCAGCGCGGCCGCCTGGTCGTCCTCCGTGACGTGACCGGCCAGCAGCGCCGCCAGGACCGACTGGAGGCGCTCCAGTCGGCGACGCGGGAGTTCATCACGGCGGAGTCCGAGCGGGAGATCGCCCAGCTTGCCGTCTCCTTCGCCGACCGCGTACTCGACGGGGACGCCGCGGCCGTCTACCTCGCCGAGGGCGACGAGCTCCGCCCGGCGGCCGTCAGCGAGCGCCTCGAGCGGGAGTACGACGCGGCCGAACTGGTCGTCGACGATCCGTCCGATCCCGTGGTGCGCGCGTACGAGACGGGGACGGCGACGACGGAGCGGCGCGCCGGCGACGCCGCGGCGGGACGCCAGCGGCTGGCGGTCCCCCTCGAGGGGCACGGCGCCCTGACGGTCGAACGGGGCGAGGGGGCCGCCTTCCCCGCCGAAGACGAGCAGTTCGCCGAGATCCTCGCCCGGACGACCCAGGTGGCGCTCACGCAGATCGAGCGCGAGCGTGAGCTCCGCGAGAGCCGAGCGACCGTCGAGCGGCGCAGCGAGCAACTGGAGTTCTTCAACGGCGTGTTGCGCCACACGCTGCGCAACGCCCTGCTGGTGATCCGGGGACGGGCCGAGCACCTCCGCGAGGACGTCGACGGCGAGTCGGCGGCCCACCTCGACAGGATCGTCGGCTGGTGCGACGATCTGACGGAGCTGAGCGAGAAGATCCGCGCGATCAACGACACCGTGACAGCGTCGGAGGCCGAGCGCCTCGAGACGATCGCCCTCAGCGATCGGCTGCGGGACCGGGCCGAGCAAGTGTCGGCCGCTCGCGGGGGCGTGACCGTCGACTGCGACGTCGACGACGGGCTCCGGGTGCTGGCGAACGAGCTCGTCGACGACGTGATCGACAGCGTCGTCCGCAACGCCGTCCGCCACAACGACGCCGACAGCCCCCGCGTCGAGATCAGGGGGCGCCGGATCGCCGACCGCGTCCGGATCGAGGTCACCGACAACGGGCCTGGGATGACCGACGAGATGAAGGAGACGGTGTTCGATCGGGACGTCGCCACCAGCCAGACCGCCCACGGGTTCGGGCTGTACTTCGTCTCCGTGATGATGAACCTCTACGGCGGGACGGTGTGGTTCGAGGACAACGAGCCCCGGGGGACCGTCGCGGTCATGGAGTTCCGCTGTGCCGACCGGATCGAGGCGAAAGGAACATCCGAGCCGGCCTGA